A single genomic interval of Helianthus annuus cultivar XRQ/B chromosome 13, HanXRQr2.0-SUNRISE, whole genome shotgun sequence harbors:
- the LOC110900385 gene encoding mediator of RNA polymerase II transcription subunit 12 isoform X1: protein MQRYHATNCTSAVNNSAVGGSLGRDTSRAESSALPANFQSNRRPSQLAPYKLRCEKDPLNSRLPPPDFHPPTTNCPEETLTKDYVLAGYRETVEGLEESREISLSQISTFTKPVILKCKEAIRKYHRAINESRAQKRKAGQVYGVPLTGNLLSKPGVFPEQKASGEDFRKKWIEGLSQQHKRLRSLADHVPHGYRKKALFEVLIRNNVPLLRATWFIKVTYLNQVRPGSSSTSSGSPDRTRFSRSEQWTKDVIEYLQHLLDEFVQKSNSHSTLHIKDRSPQFAYGGSIQHKNDLVSAVDSDEPSLHFKWWYVVRIIQWHYAEGLLLPSLIIDWVLNQLQEKELLVILQLLLPIIYVVIESMVLSQNYVHILVGIAVRFIQEPSPGGSDLVDNSRRAYTITALVEILRYLLLAVPDTFVAQNCFPLPSCVVLNAPNDGSLITRVTGEQQLSINSVVYSIRKRATNLSKVAKPDYSGHNVAKVVHELDKALIHGDITIAYKCMFEDFCDETFDKRWIADVSTCLRSSLKWIGTVGSSFMCSVFFICEWATCDFRDFRVGPPRGIKFSGKRDFSQVYVATRLLEMKTRNMRSSSRPKAGVRKVKDLSQFFQSPGPLHDIIVCWIDQHQAQSGEGFKRVQLLINELIRSGIFYPQAYVRELIVSGIMGMVDFDRKRRHFKLLKHLPGLYIQDALQEAQIAETSLITEAMHIYSNERRLLLHELVDHPKNNIVSNKPKNHQKFVKDQWPVPSPSNANRKIEEVMNSIAVLLHFSNSQSTIGNGSEESRDVKRTTGPMVISEMTPGCEECRRAKRQKVEEKSPYPYLSDDEDIWWLKKGQTLKSMESFRAIEPPVKPVKQATRGRQKTVRKTSSLAQLAAARIEGSQGASTSHVCDSRVNCPHHRNGISNNDSDVPKTTDSVTTVHLGDASSIGNVLKRVPLDEKRVVVVWLMGTVRQLVDEAGKITETAPKVGHFGRNSSPVDDKGSAKWKLGEDELSTILYLMDVCDDLVSAARFLVWLLPKIPINPIPTVHGGRNVMIVPRNVENQLCSVGETFVLSSLRRYENILAAANLIPETLSSMMNRASVVMASNGRVSGSAALVFARQMLKKYGHVATVGDWIKNFKTTADKRLVMELESGRSSDGEFGLPLGVPAGVQDFDEFLLKKISGVRISRVGLSMRDIVQRLVDEAISAFYGQEKKSFTGGPMKKPTVQKPDDGYLTAQQVVKGLMDCMRQTGGAAQEGDPTLVAFAVSAIVSNVGQVIAKITEITPVSLTFSRHIIRVHLTCLSLLKDALGERQSRVFEIALATEASSALSQVFSPPKASRGQLQLSPETRDPMSNENPTFSKAAKTTGAISALVIEAVLQGITSLERMVTVLRLKDGINVIQFLKSTRSNSNGNVRSIGDLKAENLVEVSVHWFRVLVGNCRTVSDGFIVDLLGESSIVALSRIQRVLPINLVFPPAFAIFGFLVWKRFIFNANIMARDNISQLFHSLRSAISDAIKHLPFRDVCLRECATLYDLVAADTSDSEFAEMLDLSGPDMHSKISAFVPLRARIFLNSIIDCQLPNEIISHDDGNRADLNEMKLLDRLVHILDTLQPAKFHWQWVELRLLLNEQALIGKVEARDTSLAEALRSFSPNNENVSDNENNFIQMVLTRLLVRPDAAPLFSEVVHLLGRSLEDEVLQQAKWFLRGHDVLFGRKSIRQRLINIAESKSLSTKIQFSKPWGWCNNNLSPMPGPVKKGNKRKFESVSLEEGEVVDDGNGTGPDTKRHSSRTFGPVSDVEAFIVSQQHVTEKALVELLLPCIDQSSNDSRFTFASDLIKQMNDIEQQISNVTHGVNKLLPVVSGGIEGPVTKVNTRKGLRGSSPGLARRLAGPVEMMLPSPSALRASISLRLQLLLRLLPVICADGEPSFRSLRHMLASVVLRLLGSRVVHEDADLYNPTSASVDLGESLYDRLLLVLHALLSTSQPYWLRPKSSSKATSEGSRDSNPYDREVAEKLQNELDGMQLPDAVRWQIQTVMPFVFHTARFSISCQPPNVPLSALGLLQPSVSIPIPHPGNHRNSQGPSSRAMSNGPGKASNSKPVSSQPDSDIEIDPWTLLEDGAGSGPSSINAAAIAGTDHANLKASSWLKGAVRVRRMDLTYIGAIDDDS, encoded by the exons ATGCAAAGGTATCATGCTACCAACTGCACTAGTGCAGTCAATAACAGTGCAGTTGGTGGCTCATTAGGCAGAGATACGTCTCGAGCTGAGTCATCTGCACTTCCCGCTAACTTTCAATCAAATAG ACGCCCTTCACAACTCGCACCATACAAATTGAGGTGTGAGAAAGATCCCCTGAATTCAAG GCTTCCACCACCCGACTTTCACCCGCCAACTACAAATTGCCCGGAGGAGACACTTACAAAGGACTATGTGCTTGCTGGATACAGAGAGACAGTTGAAGGACTTGAG GAGTCCAGAGAGATATCTTTATCACAGATTTCAACTTTCACCAAGCCCGTTATTCTAAAGTGCAAAGAG GCAATCAGAAAATATCACAGAGCAATCAATGAATCTCGTGCTCAAAAACGCAAG GCTGGTCAAGTTTATGGAGTCCCTCTTACCGGTAATTTGTTGAGTAAGCCCGGCGTATTCCCAGAACAGAAAGCCAGTGGTGAAGATTTTCGGAAGAAATGGATTGAG GGTTTGTCGCAACAACATAAACGTTTGCGGTCATTGGCAGATCATGTTCCGCATGGATATAGAAAGAAAGCGCTTTTCGAAGTTCTTATCAGAAACAATGTACCACTACTAAGAGCAACTTGGTTCATCAAAGTGACATATCTTAATCAG GTTCGACCTGGTTCTTCTAGTACATCGTCAGGTTCACCAGATAGAACTCGGTTTTCCCGCTCAGAACAGTGGACAAAAGATGTTATCGAGTATTTACAGCATCTTTTGGATGAATTTGTTCAAAAAAGTAATTCCCATTCTACCCTTCATATTAAGGATCGATCACCCCAGTTTGCTTATGGTGGGTCCATCCAGCACAAGAATGACTTGGTGTCAGCGGTTGATAGTGACGAACCGTCTTTACATTTTAAGTGGTGGTATGTCGTTCGAATCATACAGTGGCACTATGCCGAAGGGTTGCTTCTCCCTTCTTTAATCATCGATTGGGTTCTGAATCAACTGCAG GAGAAGGAATTACTTGTGATATTGCAATTGCTATTGCCGATCATATATGTTGTTATAGAATCTATGGTTTTATCGCAAAATTACGTTCATATCCTAGTGGGAATAGCTGTTCGGTTTATCCAAGAACCGTCACCGGGTGGTTCAGATCTTGTGGATAACTCTAGGAGGGCATACACTATCACTGCTTTGGTCGAAATTCTTCGATACTTACTACTTGCGGTTCCCGATACTTTTGTTGCGCAAAATTGCTTCCCACTCCCTTCATGTGTGGTTTTAAACGCACCAAATGACGGTAGTTTGATTACACGGGTAACTGGGGAGCAGCAGTTATCGATTAATTCGGTTGTTTATTCCATTCGGAAACGTGCAACCAATCTTTCAAAAGTTGCAAAACCGGACTATTCGGGTCATAACGTGGCCAAAGTTGTGCATGAGTTAGATAAAGCTCTTATACATGGAGATATTACTATTGCTTACAAGTGCATGTTTGAGGATTTTTGTGATGAAACTTTTGATAAAAGATGGATAGCTGACGTCAGCACGTGTTTACGGTCATCTCTAAAGTGGATCGGTACAGTAGGGTCGTCATTCATGTGTTCTGTGTTTTTTATTTGCGAGTGGGCCACTTGTGATTTTCGGGATTTTCGAGTGGGTCCGCCTCGTGGTATTAAATTCAGCGGAAAACGAGACTTTTCTCAGGTATATGTTGCTACTCGGCTCCTAGAGATGAAAACAAGAAACATGCGAAGTTCAAGCAGGCCAAAAGCTGGCGTTAGAAAAGTCAAAGACCTGTCACAGTTCTTCCAAAGTCCAGGACCGTTACATGATATTATCGTGTGCTGGATTGATCAACACCAAGCCCAAAGCGGAGAAGGTTTTAAACGTGTTCAGTTGCTCATAAACGAACTCATTCGATCGGGAATTTTCTATCCTCAAGCATATGTGAGGGAACTTATTGTTAGTGGAATCATGGGTATGGTTGACTTTGACCGAAAGAGGAGACACTTTAAACTCTTAAAACATCTTCCTGGTTTATACATTCAAGATGCACTCCAAGAAGCACAAATTGCTGAAACGTCTCTTATAACCGAAGCCATGCATATTTACTCAAATGAACGACGTCTGTTGCTTCATGAACTTGTTGACCATCCGAAAAATAATATCGTTTCAAATAAGCCGAAAAATCATCAAAAGTTTGTAAAAGATCAGTGGCCAGTTCCATCACCATCAAATGCCAATAGAAAGATTGAAGAAGTAATGAATTCTATTGCTGTTCTTCTCCATTTTTCAAATTCCCAGTCTACTATCGGGAACGGTTCTGAAGAGTCTCGGGATGTTAAACGGACCACTGGGCCAATGGTTATCAGTGAAATGACACCTGGATGTGAAGAATGTAGACGAGCTAAGAGACAAAAAGTGGAAGAAAAGAGTCCATATCCATATCTCTCTGACGACGAAGACATTTGGTGGCTTAAAAAGGGTCAAACTCTTAAGTCGATGGAGTCTTTTAGAGCAATCGAGCCACCGGTCAAACCAGTTAAACAAGCCACAAGAGGCAGACAAAAAACGGTCCGTAAAACTTCAAGTCTGGCTCAGTTAGCCGCTGCCAGAATTGAGGGTAGCCAGGGTGCATCCACTAGTCACGTATGTGATAGTCGAGTAAATTGTCCGCACCACCGAAATGGTATCAGTAACAACGACAGCGATGTTCCAAAGACAACCGATTCAGTCACAACCGTTCATTTAGGAGATGCTTCTTCCATAGGGAATGTTCTGAAACGGGTACCGTTAGATGAGAAACGGGTCGTCGTGGTGTGGTTGATGGGTACGGTAAGGCAGCTTGTTGACGAGGCTGGTAAGATCACCGAGACTGCACCGAAAGTTGGGCATTTCGGTAGGAATTCGTCTCCTGTTGATGATAAAGGGTCGGCAAAATGGAAGCTTGGTGAAGATGAATTATCCACCATTTTGTACTTGATGGATGTTTGTGATGATTTAGTTTCTGCAGCACGGTTTCTTGTTTGGTTGTTGCCTAAAATTCCTATAAACCCGATTCCAACGGTTCATGGTGGAAGAAATGTTATGATTGTACCGAGAAACGTTGAAAACCAACTATGTTCTGTTGGCGAGACGTTTGTTTTGTCATCTCTCAGAAG GTATGAGAACATACTTGCTGCAGCTAATCTTATTCCCGAAACATTATCCTCAATGATGAATCGTGCTTCGGTGGTTATGGCATCCAATGGACGGGTTTCTGGTTCAGCAGCGTTAGTCTTTGCGCGCCAGATGTTAAAAAAATACGGCCACGTGGCAACTGTCGGTGACTGGATAAAAAATTTCAAGACCACGGCTGATAAAAGACTTGTTATGGAACTCGAATCCGGAAGATCATCCGATGGAGAATTCGGTCTTCCACTTGGCGTACCTGCAGGAGTTCAAGATTTCGATGAGTTTTTACTTAAAAAAATAAGCGGTGTTCGTATTTCACGAGTTGGGTTAAGCATGCGGGATATAGTCCAAAGACTTGTAGATGAAGCAATTTCTGCGTTTTACGGTCAAGAAAAGAAGTCTTTTACAGGTGGCCCGATGAAAAAGCCGACTGTTCAAAAACCCGATGACGGGTACTTAACAGCCCAACAGGTTGTGAAAGGGCTAATGGATTGCATGAGACAAACGGGCGGTGCAGCCCAAGAAGGCGACCCAACGTTGGTAGCGTTTGCTGTTTCCGCGATTGTTAGTAATGTGGGGCAGGTGATTGCTAAAATTACCGAGATAACCCCGGTTTCATTAACCTTCTCAAGACACATTATACGGGTCCATCTCACATGTCTGTCGCTACTAAAAGACGCACTCGGAGAACGTCAAAGTCGAGTTTTCGAAATCGCTCTTGCAACAGAAGCTTCTTCTGCCCTAAGCCAAGTCTTCTCCCCTCCGAAAGCTTCACGAGGTCAGTTACAACTTTCTCCCGAGACCCGTGATCCAATGTCGAATGAGAACCCGACGTTTTCTAAAGCTGCTAAAACAACAGGTGCGATTTCCGCACTTGTTATTGAAGCTGTTCTTCAGGGTATTACGAGCCTTGAAAGAATGGTAACGGTTTTAAGACTGAAAGACGGGATAAATGTGATTCAGTTTTTAAAGAGCACACGGTCTAATTCAAACGGGAATGTACGGTCTATAGGCGATTTAAAAGCCGAAAATCTGGTTGAGGTTTCTGTTCATTGGTTTAGGGTTCTTGTGGGGAACTGCAGGACTGTTTCCGACGGGTTTATAGTCGATCTTTTGGGTGAATCTTCTATTGTAGCGTTATCAAGAATCCAAAGAGTGCTTCCTATTAACCTCGTATTTCCACCTGCTTTTGCTATTTTCGGATTTTTGGTATGGAAACGGTTCATTTTCAATGCGAATATCATGGCCCGTGACAACATTTCTCAGTTATTTCATTCTTTACGATCGGCTATCAGTGATGCTATAAAGCATTTGCCTTTTCGTGATGTATGCCTGAGAGAATGTGCTACGTTATACGATCTTGTAGCTGCGGACACTAGCGACTCCGAGTTTGCGGAGATGTTGGACTTGAGCGGGCCCGATATGCATTCGAAAATTTCCGCTTTTGTCCCTCTACGGGCCCGAATCTTTCTAAACTCCATTATCGATTGTCAGTTACCGAACGAAATTATTTCTCATGATGATGGGAATCGGGCTGATTTAAACGAAATGAAGCTTCTTGATCGGCTCGTTCATATTCTCGACACGTTGCAGCCAGCAAAATTTCATTGGCAATGGGTCGAGCTCCGGCTGTTATTAAACGAACAAGCCCTAATTGGAAAAGTTGAAGCCCGTGATACTTCGTTGGCAGAAGCGTTACGGTCGTTTTCACCGAACAATGAAAATGTCTCCGATAATGAAAATAACTTCATTCAGATGGTGTTGACCCGATTGCTGGTTAGACCCGACGCTGCTCCTCTTTTTTCAGAAGTGGTGCATCTTCTCGGGAGGTCACTAGAAGACGAAGTACTTCAACAAGCGAAATGGTTCCTAAGAGGTCACGACGTCTTGTTCGGTCGAAAATCGATCCGGCAACGGTTAATTAATATCGCTGAGAGCAAAAGTTTGTCAACAAAGATTCAATTTTCGAAACCCTGGGGTTGGTGTAATAATAATTTATCTCCGATGCCGGGGCCCGTTAAAAAAGGAAATAAGAGGAAGTTCGAGTCGGTTTCTCTAGAAGAAGGGGAGGTAGTTGACGATGGAAATGGGACCGGGCCTGACACAAAACGACATTCTTCTAGAACATTTGGTCCAGTATCAGACGTTGAAGCTTTTATAGTTAGTCAACAGCATGTGACTGAAAAAGCGTTAGTGGAGTTACTTCTTCCGTGCATTGACCAAAGCTCGAACGACTCACGCTTTACTTTTGCTAGTGATTTGATCAAGCAGATGAATGATATCGAACAGCAGATAAGTAACGTTACTCATGGAGTTAATAAACTGTTGCCCGTCGTTTCTGGTGGGATTGAAGGACCGGTGACGAAAGTGAATACCCGTAAGGGTTTAAGAGGAAGTAGTCCTGGATTGGCCCGACGTCTTGCGGGACCCGTTGAAATGATGCTGCCGTCCCCGTCAGCGTTACGGGCTTCAATATCGTTGCGTTTACAGCTACTCTTAAGATTACTTCCTGTAATCTGTGCTGATGG ggAGCCATCTTTCCGTAGCCTGAGGCACATGCTTGCCTCAGTGGTTCTTCGTCTTCTTGGAAGTAGGGTTGTTCATGAGGATGCAGATCTTTATAACCCAACTTCCGCTAGCGTTGATCTAGGTGAAAGTCTCTATGATCGTCTGTTATTGGTGCTGCATGCACTCTTGAGCACCTCTCAGCCCTACTGGCTCAGGCCAAAGTCTAGTTCCAAGGCTACTTCTGAAGGTTCTAGAGACTCTAATCCTTATGATCGTGAAGTTGCAGAAAAGTTACAG AATGAGTTGGATGGCATGCAGTTACCGGATGCAGTCAGATGGCAGATTCAAACCGTCATGCCATTCGTTTTCCACACCGCAAGATTCTCAATCTCATGCCAACCACCTAACGTTCCCCTTTCCGCACTGGGCCTTCTTCAACCGAGTGTATCAATTCCTATACCACATCCCGGAAACCATAGAAACAGCCAGGGCCCTTCATCACGCGCAATGTCAAACGGGCCAGGAAAGGCAAGCAATAGCAAGCCCGTATCCTCACAACCCGATTCCGATATAGAGATCGACCCATGGACCCTTTTGGAAGACGGAGCAGGATCCGGCCCGTCTTCCATAAACGCAGCTGCAATCGCAGGAACTGATCATGCTAATCTCAAGGCGTCAAGCTGGCTCAAGGGTGCGGTTAGGGTTAGGAGGATGGATCTGACTTATATCGGTGCCATAGATGATGACAGTTGA